In Pseudomonas poae, a single genomic region encodes these proteins:
- the ftsW gene encoding putative lipid II flippase FtsW: protein MSINFRNIIKPYPSPIITGRGIDLDFPMLAGCLALLGLGLVMITSASSEVAAVQSGNTLYMMIRHLVYLVLGLGACIVTMMIPIATWQRLGWLMLIGAFGLLIMVILPGIGREVNGSMRWIGFGAFNVQPSEIAKVFVVIYLAGYLVRRQKEVRESWMGFFKPFIVLLPMAGLLLMEPDFGATVVMMGAAAAMLFLGGVGLFRFTLMVVLAVAAVTILVQAQPYRMARLITFTDPWSDQFGSGYQLTQALIAFGRGEWLGVGLGNSVQKQFYLPEAHTDFVFSVLAEELGVVGSLCTVALFVFVCVRGMYIGLWAEKAKQYFAAYVAYGLSFLWIGQFLINIGVNVGLLPTKGLTLPFLSYGGSSLVICCACLGLLLRIEWESRTHLGSEEMEFSESDFAEEPTHGR from the coding sequence ATGAGCATCAATTTCCGGAACATCATCAAGCCGTACCCGTCGCCGATCATTACCGGGCGCGGTATCGACCTCGATTTCCCGATGCTTGCCGGTTGCCTGGCGCTGCTGGGCCTGGGCCTGGTGATGATCACCTCGGCATCGTCCGAAGTGGCTGCGGTGCAATCGGGCAACACCCTGTACATGATGATCCGTCACCTGGTTTACCTGGTGCTCGGCCTCGGCGCATGCATCGTGACGATGATGATCCCTATCGCCACCTGGCAGCGCCTGGGCTGGCTGATGCTCATCGGTGCGTTTGGTTTGCTGATCATGGTGATCCTGCCCGGCATTGGCCGGGAGGTGAACGGTTCGATGCGTTGGATCGGCTTCGGTGCGTTCAACGTGCAGCCTTCGGAAATCGCCAAGGTGTTCGTGGTGATCTACCTCGCCGGCTACCTGGTGCGCCGCCAGAAAGAAGTGCGCGAAAGCTGGATGGGCTTTTTCAAGCCGTTCATTGTGCTGCTGCCTATGGCTGGCCTGTTGCTGATGGAGCCTGACTTCGGTGCCACCGTCGTGATGATGGGGGCCGCTGCGGCGATGCTGTTCCTCGGTGGCGTGGGCTTGTTCCGTTTCACCTTGATGGTGGTGCTGGCGGTCGCTGCGGTAACGATTCTGGTGCAGGCGCAACCGTACCGGATGGCCCGTCTGATTACCTTTACCGACCCGTGGTCCGACCAGTTCGGCTCCGGCTACCAGTTGACCCAGGCACTCATCGCCTTTGGTCGCGGCGAGTGGCTGGGCGTGGGCCTGGGTAACAGCGTGCAGAAGCAGTTCTACCTGCCGGAAGCGCACACCGACTTCGTGTTCTCGGTACTCGCCGAAGAACTGGGCGTCGTGGGTTCGCTGTGCACCGTCGCGCTGTTCGTGTTCGTGTGTGTACGCGGCATGTACATCGGCCTGTGGGCTGAGAAGGCTAAACAGTATTTCGCCGCGTATGTGGCGTACGGCTTGTCGTTCCTGTGGATCGGCCAGTTCCTGATCAATATCGGTGTAAACGTCGGCCTGCTGCCGACCAAGGGCCTGACCTTGCCGTTCCTCAGTTACGGCGGCAGTTCGTTGGTGATTTGCTGCGCCTGTCTCGGTTTGTTGCTGCGCATCGAATGGGAGAGTCGAACCCACTTGGGTAGCGAAGAGATGGAATTCAGTGAAAGCGACTTTGCCGAGGAGCCGACCCATGGGCGCTAA
- a CDS encoding phospho-N-acetylmuramoyl-pentapeptide-transferase, producing MLLLLAEYLQQFHKGFAVFQYLTLRGILGVLTALSLSLFLGPWMIRTLQNLQIGQSVRNDGPQSHLSKSGTPTMGGALILSSIGISTLLWADLHNRYVWTVLLVTLLFGAIGWVDDYRKVIEKNSKGLPSRWKYFWQSVFGLGAAIFLYTTAPSAVETTLIIPMLKDASIPLGVGFVVLTYFVIVGSSNAVNLTDGLDGLAIMPTVMVGGALGIFCYLSGNVKFAEYLLIPYVPGAGELIVFCGALIGAGLGFLWFNTYPAQVFMGDVGALALGAALGTIAVIVRQEIVLFIMGGVFVMETLSVVIQVASFKLTGRRVFRMAPIHHHFELKGWPEPRVIVRFWIITVILVLVGLATLKLR from the coding sequence ATGCTGCTGCTGCTGGCTGAGTATCTGCAACAGTTCCACAAAGGCTTCGCGGTCTTTCAGTACCTGACCCTGCGCGGGATCCTGGGTGTGCTGACGGCGCTGTCTCTGTCGCTGTTTTTAGGGCCGTGGATGATCCGCACCCTGCAGAACCTGCAAATTGGTCAATCGGTTCGTAATGACGGCCCGCAGTCGCACCTGTCCAAATCCGGCACCCCGACCATGGGCGGTGCGTTGATCCTGTCGTCCATCGGTATCAGCACCTTGCTGTGGGCCGACCTGCACAACCGTTACGTGTGGACCGTGCTGCTGGTGACCTTGTTGTTCGGCGCCATCGGCTGGGTGGATGACTACCGCAAGGTCATCGAGAAAAACTCGAAAGGGCTGCCAAGCCGCTGGAAGTACTTCTGGCAGTCGGTGTTCGGCCTGGGCGCGGCGATTTTCCTCTACACCACGGCGCCAAGCGCAGTAGAAACCACCCTGATCATCCCGATGCTCAAGGACGCCAGCATTCCACTGGGCGTCGGCTTCGTGGTGCTGACCTATTTTGTGATCGTCGGCTCCAGCAACGCCGTTAACCTCACCGATGGCCTCGATGGCCTGGCGATCATGCCGACAGTGATGGTGGGCGGCGCGCTCGGCATCTTCTGCTACCTGTCGGGTAACGTGAAATTCGCTGAATACCTGCTGATCCCCTATGTACCGGGCGCGGGTGAGTTGATCGTGTTCTGCGGCGCACTGATCGGTGCCGGCCTGGGCTTCCTGTGGTTCAACACCTACCCGGCGCAAGTCTTCATGGGTGACGTCGGCGCACTGGCGCTGGGCGCGGCCTTGGGCACCATCGCGGTGATCGTTCGCCAGGAAATCGTGCTGTTCATCATGGGCGGTGTGTTCGTGATGGAAACCCTGTCGGTGGTCATCCAGGTGGCCTCCTTCAAATTGACCGGGCGCCGCGTGTTCCGCATGGCGCCGATTCACCACCACTTTGAACTCAAGGGCTGGCCCGAGCCGCGCGTGATCGTGCGCTTCTGGATCATCACCGTGATTCTGGTACTGGTTGGCCTTGCCACCCTGAAACTGAGGTAG
- the mraZ gene encoding transcriptional regulator MraZ: MPSRYRDELISRSSGQLIITIDAVDPCLCVYPLDEWELIETKLRALPSLREENRRLQRLLIGNAVDLELDGSGRFLVPPRLREYAKLDKRAMLVGQLNKFQLWDEDAWDAVSAADLAAIQQPGAMPDELRDLIL, from the coding sequence ATGCCGAGCCGGTATCGTGACGAGCTCATTTCGCGAAGTTCCGGGCAACTGATCATCACCATTGATGCCGTTGATCCTTGTTTATGTGTTTACCCGCTCGATGAGTGGGAGTTGATTGAAACCAAGTTGCGCGCTCTGCCTTCATTGCGTGAAGAAAACCGCCGTTTGCAGCGTTTGCTGATCGGTAATGCCGTCGACCTCGAACTCGATGGCAGTGGTCGTTTCCTGGTGCCGCCGCGTTTGCGCGAGTACGCCAAGCTCGATAAGCGCGCAATGCTGGTGGGCCAACTGAACAAGTTCCAATTGTGGGACGAAGATGCCTGGGATGCTGTGTCTGCAGCGGACCTGGCTGCTATTCAACAACCGGGCGCCATGCCTGATGAACTGCGTGATTTGATCCTGTGA
- the rsmI gene encoding 16S rRNA (cytidine(1402)-2'-O)-methyltransferase, with translation MTAPGPLNSTAGSLFVVATPIGNLDDISARALKVLRDVKLIAAEDTRHSQRLMQHFGISTPLAACHEHNEREEGSRFIVRLLAGDDVALISDAGTPLISDPGYHLVRQARAAGINVVPVPGACALIAALSAAGLPSDRFIFEGFLPAKAVGRRARLQALKEEPRTLIFYEAPHRILECLQDMELVFGGERLALLARELTKTFETLKGLPLEALRAFVEGDSNQQRGECVVLVAGWTAPESEDAVGSEAMRILDLLLKEMPLKRAAALAAEITGVRKNVLYQVALDKQKAE, from the coding sequence TTGACTGCTCCAGGTCCTTTGAATTCCACTGCAGGCTCGCTTTTTGTCGTGGCGACGCCGATTGGCAACCTGGACGACATCAGCGCCCGGGCGTTGAAGGTGTTGCGCGACGTCAAATTGATCGCCGCCGAAGACACGCGACACTCCCAACGCTTGATGCAGCATTTTGGCATCAGCACTCCGCTGGCGGCCTGCCACGAGCACAACGAGCGTGAAGAGGGCAGCCGGTTTATCGTCCGTCTGTTGGCCGGTGATGATGTGGCGTTGATCTCTGATGCCGGCACCCCTCTGATTTCCGATCCCGGTTACCACCTGGTCCGCCAGGCGCGTGCCGCTGGTATCAATGTAGTGCCTGTTCCGGGAGCCTGCGCGCTGATTGCGGCTTTATCGGCGGCTGGCCTGCCGTCCGACCGGTTTATCTTCGAAGGCTTCCTGCCAGCCAAGGCCGTAGGGCGTCGTGCGCGCCTTCAAGCTTTAAAGGAAGAGCCGCGCACACTGATCTTCTATGAAGCCCCGCACCGTATTCTTGAATGCCTGCAGGACATGGAGTTGGTCTTCGGTGGCGAGCGCCTGGCGCTACTGGCGCGTGAGTTGACCAAAACCTTTGAGACCCTCAAGGGCTTGCCTCTGGAAGCGTTGCGCGCTTTTGTCGAAGGCGACAGCAATCAGCAGCGCGGCGAGTGTGTGGTGCTGGTGGCGGGCTGGACGGCGCCGGAAAGTGAAGATGCGGTGGGCAGCGAGGCGATGCGCATCCTGGATCTGTTGCTCAAGGAGATGCCTCTTAAGCGCGCTGCGGCCCTGGCTGCGGAAATTACTGGGGTGCGTAAGAATGTGTTGTATCAAGTTGCGCTGGATAAACAGAAAGCCGAATAG
- a CDS encoding penicillin-binding protein activator — translation MIACLRLLSALCLAALLAACASSPSSSLGDLPRTPDASIEQLLEQATTAKTPEKAALLRLSAADMAYKQNNPGRSSQILAQVPLDALKPAAQVFASTLAAELAMARNQPKAALSALNHPSLQSLKDLPTDQQIRTGTVHARAYEADGQTLAAARERVAMAPLLTGDAASSNHEAIWALIAALPAEQLQASGNPTLDGWISLAQAVKGAGTLEQQQAAIDTWRAQNPGHPASVQLPLPLTKLKELASQPLNKIAVLLPQDGPLASVGKALREGFMAAHYQAEQAGQKPPVIEFYDSSRLTSLDDFYAKAQAAGVQLVVGPLEKPLVKQLAARPQLPITTLALNYSETDRNPPQLFQFGLAAEDEAREVSRRARADGLHRAAAMVPRGEWGERVYKAFRQDWEANGGTVVGVEYVDQPVALAQQIADLFQLRKSEGRAKSLQSTVGTDVAAQPSRRQDIEFIFLAVTPQLAQQIKPTLNFQYAGDVPVYATSHVFSASGDKNQYLDMTNVMFCETPWLLNTTDPLRNQVAAQWPQANGSLGRLYAMGVDAYRLAPRLGQLKALPDTRVDGLSGSLGISANQRVDRQMPWAKFVGGDIQRLPDTPR, via the coding sequence ATGATCGCTTGCCTGCGGCTGCTCTCCGCCCTCTGCCTCGCTGCCCTGTTGGCCGCGTGCGCCAGCTCGCCCTCGTCCAGCCTTGGCGACCTTCCACGGACCCCGGACGCCAGTATCGAGCAACTGCTCGAACAGGCCACTACCGCCAAGACGCCAGAAAAGGCTGCACTGTTGCGCCTGAGTGCGGCAGACATGGCTTACAAGCAGAACAACCCAGGTCGCTCGTCGCAGATTCTTGCGCAAGTACCGTTGGATGCTCTCAAGCCAGCCGCCCAAGTATTTGCCAGCACCCTGGCCGCTGAACTGGCCATGGCACGCAACCAACCCAAGGCCGCATTGAGCGCCTTGAACCATCCGAGCCTGCAAAGCCTTAAAGACCTGCCGACTGACCAGCAGATCCGCACCGGCACCGTGCATGCCCGCGCTTATGAAGCGGATGGCCAGACCCTGGCAGCCGCCCGCGAGCGCGTCGCCATGGCCCCACTGCTCACCGGCGATGCTGCCAGCAGCAACCACGAAGCCATCTGGGCATTGATTGCCGCCCTGCCTGCCGAACAATTGCAAGCCAGCGGCAACCCGACGCTCGACGGCTGGATCAGCCTGGCCCAAGCGGTCAAGGGCGCCGGTACCCTGGAGCAACAACAGGCAGCCATCGATACCTGGCGCGCGCAGAACCCGGGCCATCCGGCGTCGGTGCAACTGCCATTGCCGCTGACCAAGCTCAAGGAACTGGCCAGCCAGCCGCTGAACAAGATTGCTGTGCTGTTGCCGCAGGACGGTCCGCTGGCTTCTGTCGGCAAGGCGCTGCGCGAAGGCTTCATGGCCGCTCACTACCAGGCCGAACAAGCCGGGCAGAAGCCGCCAGTCATCGAGTTCTATGACAGCTCGCGCCTGACCTCTCTCGACGATTTCTATGCCAAGGCTCAAGCCGCTGGCGTGCAACTGGTGGTCGGTCCGCTGGAGAAGCCGCTGGTCAAACAGCTTGCTGCTCGCCCACAGCTGCCAATCACTACGCTGGCGCTGAACTACAGCGAAACCGACCGAAACCCACCTCAGCTGTTCCAATTCGGCCTGGCCGCCGAAGACGAGGCCCGCGAAGTGTCCCGTCGCGCGCGTGCCGACGGCCTGCACCGCGCTGCCGCGATGGTGCCGCGTGGCGAATGGGGTGAGCGCGTCTACAAGGCCTTCCGTCAGGACTGGGAAGCCAACGGCGGTACTGTTGTCGGCGTCGAGTACGTCGACCAGCCGGTTGCCTTGGCCCAGCAAATTGCCGACCTGTTCCAACTGCGTAAAAGCGAAGGTCGCGCCAAGAGCCTGCAAAGCACCGTCGGTACCGATGTAGCCGCACAGCCGTCGCGTCGCCAGGACATCGAGTTCATCTTCCTGGCCGTTACCCCGCAACTGGCCCAGCAGATCAAGCCGACCCTGAACTTCCAATACGCGGGCGATGTGCCGGTTTACGCAACATCCCACGTGTTCAGTGCCAGCGGTGACAAGAACCAGTACCTGGACATGACCAACGTGATGTTCTGCGAAACCCCTTGGCTGCTTAACACCACCGACCCACTGCGTAACCAGGTTGCCGCGCAATGGCCACAAGCCAACGGCAGCCTTGGCCGCCTGTACGCGATGGGCGTCGACGCCTACCGCCTGGCGCCACGCCTGGGCCAACTCAAGGCGCTGCCGGATACCCGTGTTGACGGTTTATCGGGCAGCCTGGGCATCAGCGCCAACCAGCGCGTTGATCGCCAGATGCCTTGGGCGAAGTTCGTTGGTGGCGATATCCAGCGCCTGCCAGACACCCCACGCTGA
- a CDS encoding phosphoheptose isomerase → MDMQSRIRQLFQASIDTKQQAMDVLAPHIEQASQVMVNALLNEGKMLSCGNGGSAGDAQHFSSELLNRFERERPSLPAIALTTDSSTITSIANDYSYNEIFSKQIRALGQPGDVLLAISTSGNSANIIQAIQAAHDREMIVVALTGRDGGGMASLLLPEDVEIRVPANVTARIQEVHLLAIHCLCDLIDSQLFGSEE, encoded by the coding sequence ATGGACATGCAATCCCGAATTCGCCAGCTTTTCCAGGCCAGCATCGACACCAAGCAACAGGCGATGGACGTACTTGCACCGCACATCGAGCAAGCCAGTCAGGTCATGGTCAACGCCCTGCTCAACGAGGGCAAAATGCTTTCGTGCGGCAACGGCGGTTCGGCTGGTGATGCCCAGCATTTCTCGTCCGAGCTGCTCAACCGCTTCGAGCGTGAGCGCCCGAGCCTTCCGGCCATTGCCTTGACCACCGATTCGTCGACGATCACCTCGATCGCCAACGACTACAGCTACAACGAAATCTTCTCCAAGCAGATCCGCGCCCTGGGCCAACCCGGCGATGTACTGCTGGCGATTTCCACCAGCGGCAACTCGGCGAATATTATTCAAGCGATCCAGGCCGCACATGATCGCGAAATGATTGTCGTAGCATTGACCGGGCGCGATGGCGGCGGAATGGCCTCGCTGCTGTTGCCCGAAGACGTGGAAATTCGCGTTCCGGCCAATGTCACCGCACGTATCCAGGAAGTCCACCTGCTGGCGATCCACTGCCTGTGCGATCTGATCGACAGCCAACTGTTTGGGAGTGAAGAATGA
- a CDS encoding BON domain-containing protein — translation MTGNRLSLLAITLCLAISGCSTAITATRDTPIQDDKGTRTFGSKIDDSLIETKVEVNVAKAATDLGNGASRIVVTSFNGVVLLAGQTPRADLKAQAEQAASAVQRVKKVHNELQVMDPITLLAISNDALLTTKIKAQMLTDNAIPGSRIKVVTDNGIVYLMGLLTQAEATRAANLVQGVSGVQKIVKVFEYID, via the coding sequence ATGACCGGTAACCGCCTCAGCCTTTTGGCCATCACCCTGTGCCTCGCTATCAGCGGCTGCAGCACGGCAATCACTGCTACACGTGACACGCCAATCCAGGACGATAAAGGCACCCGCACCTTCGGCAGCAAGATCGATGACTCGCTGATCGAAACCAAGGTGGAAGTCAACGTCGCCAAGGCTGCGACCGACCTGGGCAACGGTGCTTCGCGCATCGTCGTCACCAGCTTCAACGGCGTGGTCCTGCTGGCCGGCCAGACACCGCGTGCCGATCTCAAGGCCCAGGCCGAGCAAGCCGCTTCCGCCGTGCAGCGGGTGAAGAAAGTACATAACGAATTGCAGGTGATGGACCCGATCACCTTGCTGGCGATCAGCAACGACGCGCTGCTGACCACCAAGATCAAGGCCCAGATGCTCACCGATAACGCCATCCCTGGCTCGCGCATCAAGGTCGTCACCGACAACGGCATCGTCTACCTGATGGGCCTGCTGACCCAGGCAGAAGCCACCCGCGCAGCCAACCTGGTGCAAGGCGTTTCTGGCGTGCAGAAGATCGTGAAGGTGTTCGAATACATCGATTGA
- a CDS encoding MBL fold metallo-hydrolase yields METAKPTLIRETFPVCPLQCNCTIIGDPITKKAIVVDPGGNHELILARLDALGLKVVSIIHTHAHLDHFLASGQLKEKTGATLHLHKEDQFLWDNLEMQCQMFRVPYTPVPSPDRWLEDDEELACGCGVALHTPGHTPGSMSFWFADAKLLIAGDTLFRRGVGRTDLWGGDQATIVRSIKQRLYTLDEGATVVTGHGPDTRLGDEMRENPFVRA; encoded by the coding sequence ATGGAAACCGCCAAGCCGACACTCATCCGCGAAACCTTTCCCGTCTGCCCGTTGCAGTGCAACTGCACCATCATCGGCGATCCGATCACCAAGAAAGCCATCGTGGTCGACCCTGGTGGCAATCACGAACTGATCCTGGCGCGCCTCGACGCCTTGGGCCTCAAGGTGGTCAGCATCATCCACACTCATGCCCACCTTGATCACTTCCTGGCATCCGGTCAGTTGAAGGAGAAAACCGGTGCCACGTTGCACCTGCACAAGGAGGATCAATTCCTCTGGGATAACCTGGAAATGCAATGCCAGATGTTTCGCGTGCCCTACACACCAGTGCCTTCGCCGGATCGCTGGCTTGAGGATGATGAAGAGCTCGCCTGTGGGTGCGGAGTGGCACTGCATACCCCGGGGCATACGCCGGGTTCGATGAGTTTCTGGTTTGCCGATGCCAAGCTGCTGATTGCCGGTGACACGTTGTTCCGGCGCGGTGTGGGGCGCACCGACTTGTGGGGCGGGGACCAGGCGACCATTGTGCGTTCGATCAAACAGCGGCTGTATACGCTGGATGAGGGTGCCACTGTGGTAACGGGTCATGGACCTGACACGCGCCTGGGGGACGAAATGCGCGAGAACCCATTTGTCAGGGCTTAA